A single genomic interval of Lathyrus oleraceus cultivar Zhongwan6 chromosome 7, CAAS_Psat_ZW6_1.0, whole genome shotgun sequence harbors:
- the LOC127101599 gene encoding uncharacterized protein LOC127101599 isoform X1: protein MQGLQQQQQQLAALLSVALPNQKADTPDDDPSSRLSAINSLHRAILHPHNSLLITHSATFLAQGLSQLLSDKSFDVRQAAVTAHGALCGVICSIPVPSNGRQNHGILSNLVDRFIGWALPLLSNVTTIVDATELALHGLREFLNVGGTERYALPILKACQVLLEDDRTSLALLHTLLGVITLISLKFPRCFQPHFHDIVDLLLGWALMPDLVKSDRRVIMDSFLQFQKHWVGGLTMSLRLITKFLGDMEALLHEGTPGTPPQFRRLLALLSCFSTILQSTASGLLEMNMLEQIIEPLSGLLPRLLRCLPLIGQKFGWSEWIEDSWKCLTLLAEILREQFSSFYSPALDILFQSLEYQTGFGKISSVQVHGVLKTNLQLLSLQKHGLLPSSVRKLLQFVAPVSLLRLHPNHMVTGSSAATYVFLLQHGNAEVVDEAVTLLIEELELLKSEIGNDTADSDQFTFDIDSKTFSRLELFALIKFDLKVLLACVSMAGDSSLIGHTQTTKLYLRRVEKLVSFITEKMNPFELPIQAFMVLQFAAVKTLERLNSVEFLIKCSLKEHNHDSVEFQTEKEDDDYQFSNGLSAAITENLEKYSKLLVKALHVSSPLAIKMAALDWGQKLCENVNKISRTKGFSYEASGNAGVVMSLVFSLLSGTFEREPEVRSNVAITLEMFVQAKLLHPVCLYPLAEVILEKLGDPSTEIQDAYVRLLALILPTTVYTCGLYDYGRFRPVDPGFGDTTKMHWTQLFALKQMPPQLQSQHLVSILSYISQRWKAPLSSWIHRLIHSCQRSKDAILNQPEETGNFGANFPWLDIQVDEGILERICSINNIAGAWWAVHEAARYCISTRLRTNLGGPTQTFAALERMLLDVAHLLQLDNEQNDGNLSMIGSSGAHLLPMRLLLDFVEALKKNVYNAYEGSVILPSATRQSSVFFRANKKVCEDWFSRICEPMMNAGLALHCNDAVIQYCTLRLQDLKNLSVSSLKEKPRAQVTDNLHSIRGRNKGDVLKVLRHISLALCKSAEPDSLIGLQKWVSVTFSCLLGDENQSANECRTVGPLSWISGLVYQARGEYENAAAHFTHLLQTEESLSSLGSDGIQFVIARVIESYAAVSDWRSLETWLLELQLLRAKYTGRSYSGALTMAGNEVNAIHALARFDEGDYQAAWSYLDLTPKSNSELTLDPKLALQRSEQMLLQSLLFLKEGKNDKVLHDLQKARSMLEEPLSVLPLDGLAEATPLAIQLHCIFLVEEDYKLKSTDEKAEQPPRSLINSLQSFPFSISKIRQDCNPWLKVLRVYQTISPTSSVTLKFCMNLHSLARKQKNLLLANRLNKYIKDNISACPEEKHHNLLLLNLQFESILLQYAENKFEDAFTNLWSFLCPFMISSTSRIFDVEERILKAKACLKLASWLRRDYSDWNLESTVLKMLADFDMTGSTSIGKDGNSKNINCKQNLGSITEEIIGTTTKLSSRICPTMGKSWISYASWCFKQAGGSLPVQNETSMDSCLFSPILVPEILPERFRLTKDEVLRIKSLFLCLLQDNIDVEGFRDEQEEESSLHDSAEHSSTNNPLQKLVSHVVNIIETVAGAPGAETSGGERLLATVSSQLRVCLLNANFGLGESDIAPTLDDFVDIWWSLRKRRVSLFGHAAHGYIQYLSYSSSHLGHSHMPGSENDTFKQKTGNYTLRATLYILHILLNYGVELKDKLASSLLVVPLLPWQEVTPQLFARLSSHPEQLIRKQLEGLLIMLAKNSPCSIVYPTLVDVNAYEEKPSEELHHVLGCLRELYPRLVQDVQLMINELGNVTVLWEELWLGTLQDLHTDVMRRINVLKEEAARIAENATLSHNEKRKINSARYSAMMAPIVVALERRLASTSRKPETPHEAWFQEEYKDQLKSAIVSFKTPPSSSSALGDVWRPFDSIAASLASYQRKSSISVQEVAPRLALLSSSDVPMPGLEKQMKVPDSGRATDLQGVVTIASFLQQVTILSTKTKPKKLGILGSDGQKYTYLLKGREDLRLDARIMQLLQAINGFLHSSSACSKSLGIRYYSVTPISGRAGLIQWVDNVVSIYSVFKSWQTRAQHAQFLALGTANTKSSAPPPVPRPSDMFYGKIIPALKEKGIKRVISRRDWPHEVKYKVLLDLMKEVPRHLLYQELWCASEGYKAFSSKMKRYSGSLAAMSMVGHVLGLGDRHLDNILIDFCGGDIVHIDYNVCFDKGQRLKIPEIVPFRLTQMIEAALGLTGIEGSFRENCEAVIGILKKNKDILLMLLEVFVWDPLVEWTRGDFHDEAAIGGEERKGMELAVSLSLFASRVQEIRVPLQEHHDQLLTSLPAVESVLERFAEALNQYEIASSIYCRADQERSSLTLHETSAKSIVGEATHNSEKIRASFEIQAREFAQAKTMVVEKAQETMTWAEQHGRILDALRCNLIPEINSYVKLSNMEVTLSLTSAVTLAGVPLTIVPEPTQAQCHDIDREVSQFIAELDDGLTSAINSLQAYSLALQRILPLNYLSTSAVHGWAQVLELSVNAMSSDILSLARRQASELVAKFHVDSTDSIKCSHDDLCFRVEKYAMEIEKLEKECTEIESSICLESESITKDHLLSAFMKFMQSIDLLKREGGMSSLQSRYHGTNSTRLLGELEEEREKVLTILNIALSSFYNDVKHRILNIYSDLSGGRNQYNMLQNDSGTVFAWFEEQVEKCNLLTEFVNDLRHFIGNDIHSIDTSKDNSKFSSESNWVSIFKTILTSCKGLISQMTELVLPDVIRSAVSLKSEVMDAFGLISQVRGSIETALEQVVEVEMERASLFELEQNYFVKVGLITEQQLALEEAAVKGRDHLSWEEAEELASQEEACRAQLDELHQTWSQRDVRTSSLLKREADIKNSLVSVNSQFQSLVGVEEESELHILRSKALLAALVKPFLELESCDIMLSPADGSVGIPSSKFHTLADFINSGNSISEYVWKVGGLLDDHSFFIWKVGVIDSFVDACIHDVASSVEQNLGFDQSLNFMKKKLEIQLQKHISHYLEERVAPSLLASLDREKENLQQLTDSSKELALDQVKKDGAVKKVLHMLEEYCNAHETARAAKSAASLMKRQVSELKEALRKTTLEVVQMEWMHDVSLNPSYNRRITYEKYLDTDDSLYPIILNLSRSKLLENLQSAISKITSSLDSLQSCEQPSLIAEGQLERAMGWACGGPSSSSSGNTSTKNSGIPPEFHEHIKKRKAILWESREKASDIVKLCMSVLEFEASRDGYLLIPGQPYPFRSGVDGNTWQQLYLNSLTRLDVTLHSYTRTEQEWKLAQCTVEAASNELYAAANELDIASLKAKSASGDLQSTVLSMRDCAYEASVALSAFALVSRMHTALTSECGSMLEEVLAITEDVHDVYNLGKEAASIHLSLMENLSEVNAILFPLESVLSKDAAAMADAIARESETKKEISHIHGQAIYQSYCLRIRDSCQNFKPLVPSLTSAVKGLYLLLTRLARTANLHAGNLHKALEGIGESQEVKSQDIALSTSDAGGGDAVEFDGKEGGESLSRSDDDKTEDIIGFSRLSLEEKGWISPPDSSFCSSSGSDITSAEVSLSDSLNDSAENTDMLSQVSSGRNPTSDLHTTSLSQTDVEEISLFEVPKSFPLEADLNSADSVKLTYEATELPNATPFPSHKSVASSAVSHNPSTENLDKFDGKDDLLSTNKAKNGTEHRETPDADINTSTRIGRGKNAYALSVLRRVEMKIDGRDISDRRYREISIAEQVDYLLKQATSADNLCNMYEGWTPWI from the exons ATGCAAGGTCtacagcaacaacaacaacagctAGCAGCACTTCTCTCCGTCGCTCTTCCCAACCAAAAAGCCGATACTCCCGACGACGACCCCTCTTCTCGCCTCTCCGCAATCAATTCCCTCCACCGTGCCATCCTCCACCCTCACAACTCCCTCCTCATCACTCACTCCGCCACTTTTCTTGCCCAAGGCCTCTCCCAACTCCTCTCCGACAA ATCGTTCGACGTTCGTCAAGCGGCGGTTACAGCACACGGTGCACTCTGCGGCGTTATCTGTTCAATTCCCGTTCCTTCTAACGGTAGACAGAACCATGGCATACTCAGTAATTTGGTTGATCGTTTTATCGGTTGGGCGTTACCGTTACTTAGCAACGTTACTACTATTGTTGACGCTACGGAACTCGCGCTTCACGGTCTTCGCGAGTTTCTCAATGTAGGTGGAACCGAAAGGTATGCTTTACCTATTCTCAAAGCGTGTCAGGTGCTTCTAGAGGATGATAGAACTTCCTTAGCTTTACTTCATACTCTTCTCGGTGTTATAACGTTGATATCGCTGAAGTTTCCGAGGTGTTTTCAGCCTCATTTTCATGATATTGTTGATCTTCTTTTAGGTTGGGCTTTAATGCCTGACCTTGTTAAATCGGATAGGAGGGTTATTATGGATAGTTTTTTGCAGTTTCAGAAGCATTGGGTTGGTGGGTTGACGATGTCTTTGAGGTTGATTACTAAGTTCTTGGGGGATATGGAGGCTTTGCTTCATGAAGGGACTCCTGGAACACCGCCGCAGTTTCGTCGGCTTTTGGCTTTGCTTTCTTGTTTTTCGACAATTCTGCAGTCAACTGCTTCAGGTTTGTTGGAAATGAATATGCTTGAACAGATAATTGAGCCTCTCAGTGGGTTGCTTCCTCGATTGCTCAGGTGCTTGCCTTTGATTGGGCAGAAATTCGGATGGTCTGAGTGGATTGAAGATTCTTGGAAGTGTTTGACTCTCTTAGCTGAGATATTGCGCGAACAGTTTTCGAGTTTTTATTCTCCTGCACTTGATATATTGTTTCAGAGCTTGGAATATCAGACTGGGTTTGGGAAGATTAGCTCTGTTCAAGTTCATGGTGTTTTGAAAACTAATCTCCAATTATTATCCTTGCAAAAACATGGCCTTCTCCCGTCGTCTGTGCGGAAATTGTTGCAGTTTGTTGCACCGGTTTCTCTGCTGCGATTGCATCCAAATCATATGGTGACGGGAAGTTCTGCGGCTACTTATGTTTTCTTACTTCAGCATGGGAATGCAGAGGTTGTCGACGAAGCTGTCACCCTATTGATTGAAGAACTGGAGCTGTTGAAGAGTGAGATTGGAAATGATACCGCAGATTCAGACCAGTTCACTTTTGATATAGATTCTAAAACGTTTTCAAGACTTGAATTGTTTGCGCTGATCAAATTTGATTTGAAAGTTCTATTAGCATGTGTTTCCATGGCTGGGGATAGCAGTTTGATTGGCCACACACAAACAACTAAATTGTATCTTAGGAGGGTGGAAAAGTTGGTGTCCTTTATCACAGAAAAGATGAATCCTTTTGAGTTGCCTATTCAGGCCTTCATGGTGTTGCAGTTCGCTGCTGTCAAGACATTGGAGAGGCTAAATTCAGTTGAGTTCTTAATTAAGTGTTCCCTAAAAGAACATAATCATGATAGTGTTGAATTTCAAACTGAAAAGGAGGATGATGACTATCAATTCAGTAATGGGCTTTCTGCCGCGATTACTGAGAATTTGGAAAAATACAGCAAACTCCTTGTAAAGGCCCTTCACGTTTCTTCTCCTCTGGCAATCAAAATGGCAGCTCTTGACTGGGGACAAAAGTTGTGTGAGAATGTTAATAAGATCTCAAGAACAAAAGGCTTCTCTTATGAAGCATCCGGAAATGCTGGTGTAGTCATGAGCTTGGTTTTCTCACTTTTAAGTGGTACTTTTGAGAGGGAACCAGAAGTAAGATCAAATGTTGCAATAACCTTGGAGATGTTTGTACAAGCAAAGCTTTTACACCCGGTATGCTTATATCCCTTAGCTGAAGTGATACTGGAGAAACTTGGGGATCCATCAACAGAGATACAAGATGCATATGTGAGACTACTTGCTCTTATTTTGCCAACTACTGTATATACATGTGGTCTCTATGATTATGGGAGATTTAGACCTGTTGATCCCGGGTTTGGCGACACTACCAAGATGCACTGGACGCAATTATTTGCTCTGAAGCAGATGCCACCACAGCTGCAATCGCAACACCTAGTGTCAATCTTAAGTTACATTTCACAAAGATGGAAGGCGCCTCTTTCTTCTTGGATCCATCGTCTCATTCATAGTTGCCAGAGGTCAAAGGATGCTATTTTAAACCAGCCTGAAGAAACAGGAAACTTTGGTGCTAATTTTCCGTGGTTGGATATACAAGTGGATGAAGGTATACTTGAAAGAATATGTTCTATCAATAATATTGCTGGTGCCTGGTGGGCTGTACATGAAGCAGCTCGATACTGTATTTCTACACGTCTACGGACGAACCTTGGTGGGCCTACCCAAACATTTGCTGCTCTGGAGCGCATGCTGTTGGACGTGGCACACCTTTTGCAACTTGATAATGAACAAAATGATGGGAACTTAAGCATGATAGGGTCGTCTGGTGCTCACCTTTTACCAATGAGATTACTGTTGGATTTTGTTGAGGCTTTAAAGAAAAATGTATACAATGCATATGAGGGTTCTGTCATTTTACCATCTGCTACCCGTCAGAGTTCTGTATTCTTTCGCGCAAATAAAAAAGTTTGTGAGGATTGGTTTTCTCGTATATGTGAACCAATGATGAATGCTGGATTGGCTCTACATTGCAATGATGCTGTTATTCAATACTGCACACTACGTTTGCAGGACCTCAAGAATCTTTCTGTGTCAAGTTTGAAGGAAAAGCCAAGGGCTCAGGTAACTGACAACCTCCACAGTATCAGAGGAAGAAATAAAGGAGATGTCTTGAAAGTTTTAAGACATATTTCACTAGCTCTTTGCAAGAGTGCTGAACCAGATTCTTTGATTGGTCTACAAAAATGGGTTTCAGTTACATTCTCCTGCTTACTCGGGGACGAAAACCAGTCCGCCAATGAGTGTAGAACTGTTGGGCCCCTTTCATGGATAAGTGGGCTTGTATATCAGGCAAGAGGCGAGTATGAAAATGCTGCAGCTCACTTTACTCACTTGCTACAGACTGAAGAGTCCCTCAGTTCCCTGGGCTCTGATGGTATACAGTTTGTTATAGCACGTGTAATTGAGAGTTATGCTGCTGTATCTGATTGGAGATCTCTTGAAACCTGGCTATTAGAACTGCAATTGCTTCGTGCTAAGTACACTGGTAGAAGTTATTCGGGTGCTCTGACAATGGCAGGCAATGAAGTTAATGCAATCCATGCATTGGCACGTTTCGATGAGGGTGATTATCAGGCTGCTTGGTCATACCTTGATTTGACACCTAAAAGTAATAGTGAGCTTACCCTCGATCCAAAATTAGCCTTGCAACGGAGCGAGCAAATGCTACTTCAATCGTTGCTCTTCCTGAAGGAAGGGAAAAATGATAAGGTGCTTCATGACTTGCAGAAAGCAAGGTCAATGTTGGAGGAACCACTTTCTGTTTTGCCACTTGATGGGTTAGCTGAAGCAACACCTCTTGCTATTCAGTTGCACTGCATTTTCCTCGTAGAAGAGGATTACAAGCTTAAATCAACTGATGAGAAGGCCGAGCAACCTCCTCGGTCATTAATAAATTCTCTTCAGTCATTTCCATTCTCTATTAGTAAAATCCGTCAAGATTGTAATCCATGGCTGAAAGTTCTCCGGGTTTATCAAACCATTTCCCCAACTTCTTCAGTTACTCTTAAATTCTGCATGAATTTGCATAGTTTAGCTCGCAAACAAAAAAATCTACTGCTGGCAAATCGTTTGAACAAATATATCAAAGATAACATATCTGCTTGCCCAGAGGAGAAACATCACAATCTTCTTCTGTTAAATTTGCAATTCGAGAGCATTTTACTGCAGTATGCTGAAAACAAGTTTGAAGATGCTTTCACAAACCTTTGGTCTTTTTTATGTCCTTTTATGATTTCTTCAACATCTAGAATATTTGATGTGGAAGAGAGAATTCTGAAGGCCAAAGCATGCTTGAAACTCGCTAGTTGGCTAAGGCGGGATTATTCAGATTGGAATCTAGAGAGTACTGTTCTAAAGATGTTAGCAGATTTTGATATGACTGGATCAACTTCAATCGGCAAGGACGGCAATAGTAAAAATATAAACTGTAAACAAAATTTGGGTTCTATTACCGAGGAGATTATTGGAACAACAACAAAACTGTCTTCTCGTATTTGCCCCACCATGGGCAAGTCGTGGATTTCTTATGCTTCTTGGTGCTTTAAGCAAGCTGGAGGCTCTCTCCCTGTTCAGAATGAAACTTCCATGGATTCTTGCTTATTTTCTCCCATACTTGTTCCAGAAATTTTACCTGAGAGGTTCAGATTGACCAAGGATGAAGTTCTACGAATCAAGTCATTGTTTTTGTGTCTTCTTCAGGACAATATTGATGTGGAAGGTTTCAGAGATGAACAGGAAGAAGAAAGCTCTTTGCATGATTCTGCAGAGCACTCAAGTACTAACAATCCTCTGCAGAAATTGGTTTCACATGTTGTAAATATTATTGAAACCGTTGCAGGGGCACCGGGTGCAGAAACCTCTGGTGGAGAACGTCTTTTAGCTACTGTATCTTCTCAATTAAGGGTTTGTTTGTTAAATGCAAACTTTGGGCTGGGAGAATCTGACATAGCACCTACATTGGATGATTTTGTAGATATTTGGTGGTCTTTGAGGAAAAGAAGAGTGTCCCTATTTGGACATGCTGCTCATGGTTACATACAATATctttcttattcttcttctcatCTTGGCCATAGTCACATGCCTGGCTCTGAAAATGACACTTTCAAGCAAAAAACTGGCAACTACACTCTGAGGGCTACTTTGTATATATTGCATATACTTCTCAATTATGGCGTGGAACTGAAAGATAAGCTTGCATCTTCTCTTTTGGTTGTTCCTTTGTTGCCATGGCAG GAAGTTACTCCTCAACTGTTTGCACGCTTGAGCTCTCATCCTGAACAATTGATTCGGAAGCAGTTGGAGGGTTTACTGATCATGCTGGCCAAGAACTCTCCTTGTTCTATAGTTTACCCAACTCTAGTTGATGTTAATGCTTATGAAGAGAAGCCTTCAGAAGAGCTTCATCATGTGCTGGGTTGTCTG AGAGAGCTTTACCCTCGATTGGTTCAGGACGTGCAGCTGATGATAAATGAACTTGGAAATGTTACTGTTCTCTGGGAGGAATTATGGCTCGGTACTCTTCAGGATCTTCACACAG ATGTGATGAGGCGAATAAATGTTCTTAAAGAGGAGGCTGCAAGAATTGCAGAAAATGCTACACTCAGTCACAATGAGAAGAGAAAGATAAACTCTGCTCGTTATTCTGCAATGATGGCTCCAATAGTTGTGGCTTTAGAACGTCGTTTGGCTTCAACTTCTCGAAAACCCGAGACTCCTCATGAAGCTTGGTTCCAAGAAGAGTATAAAGACCAATTGAAATCAGCTATTGTGTCCTTCAAGACTCCTCCATCATCTTCTTCAGCTCTCGGGGATGTATGGCGGCCTTTTGATAGTATTGCTGCATCCTTGGCTTCTTACCAGAGGAAGTCTTCAATTTCTGTACAAGAAGTTGCACCACGCTTAGCTCTGTTATCATCTTCAGATGTTCCAATGCCAGGTCTTGAAAAACAAATGAAAGTACCTGATTCTGGCAGAGCAACTGATCTTCAAGGGGTTGTCACTATTGCTTCTTTCCTCCAACAAGTCACTATTTTATCAACAAAGACTAAGCCTAAGAAACTTGGTATACTTGGTTCGGATGGTCAAAAGTATACATATCTCCTTAAAGGACGAGAAGATTTGCGCCTTGATGCCAGGATTATGCAATTGCTGCAGGCTATAAATGGTTTTTTGCATTCTTCGTCGGCATGCAGCAAATCTCTTGGAATTCGCTATTATTCTGTGACTCCAATCAGTGGTCGGGCTGGCCTAATCCAGTGGGTGGATAATGTAGTCAGTATTTACAGTGTATTTAAATCTTGGCAAACCCGAGCCCAGCATGCACAGTTTTTGGCATTAGGCACTGCAAATACTAAATCTTCAGCTCCTCCACCCGTTCCTCGTCCCAGTGATATGTTTTATGGGAAGATCATACCTGCACTTAAAGAGAAAGGCATTAAGAGAGTGATATCACGAAGGGATTGGCCCCATGAAGTCAAATATAAAGTTCTTCTTGATCTCATGAAGGAGGTGCCTAGACATCTTCTTTACCAAGAACTATGGTGTGCTAGTGAAGGATATAAAGCCTTCAGCTCAAAAATGAAAAG GTATTCTGGAAGCCTTGCTGCAATGAGTATGGTTGGTCATGTTCTGGGACTGGGTGACCGACATTTAGACAACATTCTGATAGATTTTTGTGGTGGGGATATTGTACATATTGATTACAATGTGTGTTTTGACAAGGGACAAAGACTTAAAATTCCAGAGATTGTTCCTTTCCGTCTTACCCAAATGATTGAAGCAGCTTTAGGGCTGACTGGAATAGAGGGTAGCTTCAGAGAAAACTGTGAGGCAGTTATTGGCATTCTAAAAAAGAACAAAGACATACTTTTGATGTTACTAGAAGTGTTTGTCTGGGATCCACTTGTGGAGTGGACACGGGGTGATTTTCATGATGAAGCTGCAATTGGTGGTGAAGAAAGGAAAGGCATGGAGTTGGCTGTTAGCTTAAGTCTATTTGCTTCTCGAGTGCAGGAAATTCGTGTTCCCTTACAG GAACACCATGATCAGTTACTGACTAGCCTGCCAGCTGTTGAATCTGTACTTGAG AGGTTTGCCGAGGCCTTAAACCAATACGAGATTGCATCTTCCATATACTGTCGAGCTGACCAAGAAAGGTCGAGCCTTACATTACACGAGACATCTGCTAAGTCAATTGTTGGTGAAGCAACCCATAATTCAGAGAAAATCCGGGCTTCATTTGAAATCCAGGCTCGGGAATTCGCTCAAGCAAAGACTATGGTTGTTGAGAAAGCTCAGGAGACAATGACCTGGGCTGAGCAACATGGAAGGATTCTTGATGCTTTACGATGCAACTTAATCCCAGAAATAAATTCTTATGTTAAGCTGAGTAACATGGAAGTTACCTTATCTCTTACATCTGCAGTTACTTTAGCAGGCGTTCCACTAACTATTGTTCCTGAGCCAACACAAGCACAATGTCATGATATAGATAGGGAAGTTTCTCAATTCATAGCTGAGTTGGATGATGGACTAACTTCAGCAATAAATTCTCTGCAAGCATACTCCTTGGCGTTGCAAAGAATCTTACCATTAAATTACCTTTCAACCAGTGCGGTGCATGGCTGGGCTCAAGTTCTTGAATTATCTGTCAATGCCATGTCATCTGATATTCTCTCTCTTGCCAGAAGGCAGGCTTCTGAACTTGTTGCAAAATTTCATGTAGATAGCACTGATTCCATCAAATGCAGTCATGATGATCTTTGTTTTAGAGTGGAGAAGTATGCTATGGAAATAGAAAAATTGGAAAAAGAGTGTACTGAAATAGAAAGTTCTATTTGCTTAGAGTCAGAATCAATAACTAAGGACCATCTTTTGTCAGCTTTCATGAAATTCATGCAGTCCATTGATCTTTTGAAAAGGGAAGGTGGAATGTCTTCTCTTCAATCTAGATATCATGGGACAAACAGTACTAGACTCTTAGGTGAGCTAGAGGAGGAGAGGGAGAAAGTACTAACAATTCTAAATATTGCTCTAAGTTCATTTTATAATGACGTTAAGCATAGAATACTCAATATATATAGTGATTTGTCTGGAGGAAGAAATCAATACAATATGCTGCAGAATGATTCTGGAACTGTTTTTGCATGGTTTGAAGAACAAGTAGAAAAATGTAATCTCCTGACAGAGTTTGTCAATGACCTACGGCATTTTATTGGAAATGATATCCATTCTATTGACACAAGCAAAGATAATTCAAAGTTTTCTTCTGAAAGTAATTGGGTTTCCATTTTCAAAACCATTTTGACTTCCTGTAAGGGATTGATTAGTCAAATGACTGAACTTGTTCTGCCCGATGTGATACGGTCCGCAGTTTCATTAAAATCAGAAGTTATGGATGCATTTGGGTTGATCTCACAAGTTCGAGGGTCTATAGAAACTGCACTGGAGCAGGTTGTGGAGGTCGAAATGGAGAGAGCATCACTGTTTGAACTTGAGCAGAATTATTTTGTTAAGGTTGGTCTTATTACTGAGCAGCAGCTGGCTCTTGAAGAAGCTGCAGTTAAGGGCAGGGATCATCTTTCATGGGAAGAGGCAGAGGAACTTGCATCTCAAGAAGAAGCTTGTAGAGCACAACTTGACGAACTTCATCAAACATGGAGTCAGAGGGATGTAAGGACTTCTTCACTTTTAAAGAGAGAAGCTGATATTAAAAATTCCCTGGTTTCGGTGAATAGTCAATTTCAATCTCTAGTTGGTGTGGAAGAAGAAAGTGAACTACATATTTTGAGAAGTAAAGCACTATTGGCTGCACTTGTTAAGCCTTTCTTAGAACTAGAATCCTGTGATATTATGCTGTCTCCCGCTGATGGTTCTGTTGGGATCCCCTCAAGTAAATTTCATACTCTTGCGGATTTTATAAATTCTGGGAATTCCATTTCTGAGTATGTCTGGAAAGTTGGAGGATTATTGGATGACCATTCTTTTTTTATTTGGAAGGTAGGTGTTATAGATTCTTTTGTTGATGCATGCATACATGATGTAGCTTCGTCAGTCGAGCAAAATCTAGGCTTTGACCAGTCACTCAATTTTATGAAGAAAAAGCTTGAAATCCAACTTCAAAAACACATTAGTCACTATTTGGAAGAAAGAGTTGCCCCTAGTTTGTTGGCCTCTTTAGATAGAGAAAAGGAGAACTTGCAACAGTTAACAGATTCATCAAAGGAACTTGCTTTAGATCAGGTGAAAAAAGACGGGGCAGTGAAGAAGGTTTTACATATGCTTGAAGAATATTGTAATGCACATGAAACGGCTAGAGCAGCAAAGTCAGCAGCTTCTCTCATGAAAAGACAAGTGAGTGAGTTGAAAGAAGCTCTTCGAAAAACTACCCTTGAGGTAGTTCAGATGGAATGGATGCATGATGTTAGTTTGAACCCATCATATAACAGGAGAATCACATATGAGAAGTATCTTGATACTGATGACAGCTTGTATCCAATCATTTTAAACCTCAGCAGATCTAAGTTATTGGAAAATTTACAATCTGCTATTTCAAAAATCACATCGTCATTGGATAGCCTCCAGTCTTGCGAACAACCTTCTCTTATAGCTGAAGGACAGCTTGAGAGAGCAATGGGTTGGGCTTGCGGGGGCCCAAGTTCAAGTAGTTCTGGAAATACCTCAACTAAAAATTCCGGAATTCCTCCCGAGTTCCATGAACATATTAAGAAACGGAAGGCGATTTTATGGGAATCTAGAGAAAAAGCATCAGACATTGTGAAGTTATGCATGTCAGTATTAGAGTTTGAAGCATCAAGAGATGGGTATTTGCTTATACCAGGGCAACCATATCCCTTTAGGAGTGGTGTTGATGGAAATACATGGCAGCAACTGTACTTGAATTCATTAACAAGATTGGATGTTACTCTCCATTCTTATACAC GTACCGAACAGGAGTGGAAGCTTGCTCAATGCACTGTTGAAGCTGCTTCCAATGAGTTATATGCTGCAGCCAACGAACTCGACATTGCCTCTCTGAAAGCAAAATCAGCTTCTG GTGACTTACAAAGCACAGTTCTTTCAATGAGGGATTGTGCGTATGAGGCAAGTGTTGCTTTGTCTGCTTTTGCTCTGGTTTCAAGGATGCATACTGCTTTAACTTCTGAGTGTGGTTCTATGCTTGAAGAG GTTTTAGCAATAACTGAAGATGTACACGATGTTTACAATTTGGGGAAAGAGGCAGCTTCAATCCACCTTTCTCTCATGGAAAATCTTTCAGAG GTGAATGCCATCCTTTTTCCACTTGAATCCGTGTTGTCTAAGGATGCAGCTGCTATGGCTGATGCTATAGCTAGGGAAAGTGAGACCAAGAAGGAAATATCACACATCCATGGACAAGCTATATATCAATCATACTGTTTAAGGATCAGGGATTCTTGTCAGAACTTTAAGCCCTTGGTGCCATCTCTAACATCAGCTGTGAAGGGACTTTATTTGCTGTTAACCAGGCTAGCAAGAACAGCTAATCTCCATGCTGGGAATCTGCACAAA GCTCTTGAAGGAATAGGAGAAAGTCAGGAAGTAAAATCACAGGATATTGCTTTGTCCACATCAGATGCTGGTGGAGGTGATGCTGTTGAGTTTGATGGTAAAGAAGGAGGGGAGAGTCTCTCAAGGTCTGATGATGATAAGACAGAAGATATTATTGGCTTTTCTCGACTTTCTTTGGAAGAAAAGGGATGGATATCACCACCAGATAGCAGCTTCTGTAGCAGCTCAGGATCTGATATTACATCTGCTGAAGTTAGTCTTTCTGATAGCTTGAATGATTCAGCAGAAAATACAGATATGCTTTCACAGGTGTCTAGTGGCAGAAACCCTACCAGTGATTTACATACCACTTCCTTGTCTCAAACTGATGTTGAAGAAATCTCACTTTTTGAGGTGCCAAAATCTTTTCCTCTGGAAGCTGATCTCAACAGTGCTGATTCTGTGAAGTTAACTTACGAGGCCACCGAACTTCCCAATGCTACACCTTTTCCCAGTCATAAATCTGTTGCCAGCTCTGCTGTCTCGCATAATCCATCAACTGAGAACTTAGACAAATTTGATGGTAAAGATGATCTACTTTCTACAAATAAAGCTAAGAATGGCACAGAACACCGAGAAACTCCCGATGCTGACATCAATACCAGTACTCGAATAGGAAGGG GCAAAAATGCTTATGCCTTGTCAGTATTGAGGCGCGTTGAGATGAAAATTGATGGTCGAGATATTTCTGATCGCAGGTATAG AGAAATTAGCATTGCAGAGCAAGTGGATTATCTACTAAAGCAAGCTACTAGTGCAGATAATCTTTGCAACATGTACGAAGGTTGGACACCATGGATTTGA